The proteins below are encoded in one region of Sideroxydans lithotrophicus ES-1:
- the rfaE1 gene encoding D-glycero-beta-D-manno-heptose-7-phosphate kinase gives MKLPSFDKARVLVVGDVMLDRYWFGDVTRISPEAPVPVLKVSKVEERPGGAANVARNITSLGAHCTLLSVVGVDEAGDCLQRLLTEQGGVEAMLHRDDSISTIVKLRAIARHQQLLRIDFETPPSHEVLNAKLADFHAKLPFADVVILSDYGKGGLAHIAEMIKAARSAGKPVLVDPKGDDYARYQGATLLTPNRSEFRDVAGSWKNEDELTAKAQKLRAELKLEALLVTRSEEGMSLFREQDVLHEPTHAREVFDVSGAGDTVIATLAVMLASGAGMADAVRIANRAAGVVVGKLGTAVVSREEILEDMGS, from the coding sequence ATGAAGCTGCCATCATTCGATAAGGCACGGGTTCTTGTGGTCGGCGATGTGATGCTGGATCGCTACTGGTTCGGAGATGTGACGCGCATCTCGCCAGAGGCGCCGGTGCCGGTATTGAAAGTCAGCAAAGTGGAGGAGCGCCCGGGTGGCGCAGCCAACGTCGCTCGCAACATCACATCATTGGGGGCGCACTGCACACTGTTGTCGGTGGTCGGAGTGGACGAGGCGGGAGATTGCCTGCAACGTTTGCTGACCGAACAGGGTGGTGTGGAAGCCATGCTGCATCGCGATGACAGCATCTCTACCATCGTCAAGCTGCGCGCCATCGCTCGCCACCAACAGCTATTACGCATCGATTTCGAGACGCCGCCCAGCCATGAAGTGCTGAATGCCAAGCTGGCGGACTTCCATGCCAAGCTGCCATTCGCCGATGTGGTGATCCTGTCTGACTATGGCAAGGGTGGACTTGCCCATATCGCCGAAATGATCAAAGCGGCACGCTCGGCAGGCAAACCTGTGCTAGTCGATCCAAAAGGCGACGACTATGCACGTTATCAGGGGGCGACCCTGCTGACGCCGAATCGCAGCGAGTTCCGCGATGTGGCAGGCAGCTGGAAGAACGAGGACGAGTTGACTGCTAAGGCCCAAAAATTGCGCGCAGAGTTGAAGCTGGAAGCCTTGCTGGTCACGCGCAGCGAGGAAGGGATGTCGCTGTTCCGTGAACAGGACGTATTGCACGAACCGACACATGCGCGCGAGGTGTTCGATGTGAGCGGAGCGGGTGATACCGTCATCGCTACACTGGCTGTGATGCTGGCGAGTGGGGCAGGTATGGCAGATGCTGTCCGCATTGCCAACCGCGCGGCGGGTGTCGTGGTTGGGAAACTGGGCACGGCAGTCGTGTCGCGCGAAGAGATACTTGAAGATATGGGGAGCTGA
- the pyrF gene encoding orotidine-5'-phosphate decarboxylase codes for MNDDSKINPRIIVALDYPQAAPALALAQRLEPALCRLKVGKELFTAAGPQLVEQLQQRGFEIFLDLKFHDIPNTTAQACKAAAAMGVWMVNVHALGGKRMMEAAREALANVGQRPMLIAVTVLTSMAQEDLHGIGINASPAQMVPLLAGLANDSGLDGVVCSAQEAFVLRQQLGRDFCLVTPGIRPANASADDQARIMTPRAALENGANYLVIGRPITQASDPLLALQDILKETGDMA; via the coding sequence ATGAACGATGATTCTAAAATCAACCCAAGAATCATCGTCGCACTCGATTATCCGCAAGCCGCACCGGCGCTGGCTTTGGCGCAACGGCTGGAACCCGCGTTGTGCCGCCTGAAAGTCGGCAAGGAGTTGTTTACTGCTGCGGGACCGCAACTGGTCGAGCAATTGCAGCAGCGCGGTTTCGAAATCTTTCTCGATCTCAAATTCCACGACATCCCGAACACCACGGCGCAAGCCTGCAAAGCCGCCGCAGCAATGGGGGTATGGATGGTGAACGTGCACGCGTTGGGCGGCAAACGCATGATGGAAGCAGCGCGCGAAGCGCTGGCGAACGTCGGGCAACGACCGATGCTGATCGCGGTGACGGTACTGACCAGTATGGCGCAGGAAGATCTGCACGGCATCGGCATCAATGCCAGCCCGGCGCAGATGGTCCCGCTACTGGCCGGGTTGGCAAATGATAGCGGCCTGGACGGAGTGGTGTGTTCTGCGCAGGAAGCATTCGTGCTGCGCCAGCAGTTGGGCCGCGATTTCTGTCTGGTCACGCCCGGCATCCGTCCGGCGAACGCATCGGCAGACGATCAGGCGCGCATCATGACGCCGCGTGCCGCGCTGGAGAACGGCGCGAATTATCTGGTCATCGGGCGTCCGATCACCCAGGCTTCCGATCCTTTACTGGCATTGCAGGATATTTTGAAAGAGACAGGAGACATGGCATGA